The segment CAAACTATTTAAAACCGCTCAAGGAATTATTTCCTCAAAGAATAATTCATGGCATCGCGCATTTAACCGGCGGCGGATTTAAAAATAATATTATTAGGATTTTGCCACAAAGTTGCCAAGCTAAAATAAAGCTTAACAGCTGGGAAATTTTACCGATTTTTAAGCTGATTCAAAATGCAGGTGAGATTGAGGATGTTGAAATGTATAAGACATTTAATAAGGGCATTGGAATTGTTATAGCTTGCGATTCTGAAAATGAAAATACTATTAATGAAGTATTTACAAAACATAAAATGAAAACTTATAGAATCGGTAGCGTGGCGGAAGGTAATAAAGACGTTTTATTTGAATAGTTATGGTGCATCGAGTTGAAGTTGCAACCAAATCAAATTTTTTAGACGCAGAGGGCGAGGCGCTGAAGCAGGCGGCCGCCCATTTTGGTATTACCGGTCTTGAGGTGGTGCGGGTGGTAAAAGTGTACAAATTGGAAGGGCTAGACGCGGATGAAAAATTACACGACATTAAGGATCGATTACTACACGAACCAATTTGGCAAGACGCTGCCTTGGATCAACGTGTGGTTCGCGACGAAGAAAATTATAAAACAGTTGAGATTGCCTTAAAGCCAGGCATTATGGATACTGAAATTGAATCGGTTATGAGGGCTGTAGCTGATTTAGGGATTAAAGGTTTATCTATGGCGGGTACCGGCAAGCGGTTTTTATTCCAGGGCAATATTTCGCATGCGGATTTAAGTTTGATTACCGAAAAGCTATTGATGAATAAAATAATTCAGCGGGTGCTAGATAAGCCAGAAGAAACGTTGTTGATTGATAGTGAGCCAAAACCAACTGAAATAATTACTTTGCGAAGTATGAATGATTCAGAGCTTATCGCCTTGAGTGATAATCGTTTATGGTTGAATTTAGAGGAGATGAAAGTTATCCAAGAGTATTTTCGGAAACTGGATAGAGATCCGACCGACGTGGAACTAGAAATGTTAGCCCAAACTTGGTCTGAGCATTGCGGGCATAAGACATTTAAAGCCAAGCTAGTGATTAATGGCCGAGAAAAAGAACCTTTAATGACTCGCATAAAAAAAGCAACTCAAGAAATTAATTCGCCTAATGTGATTTCGGTCTTTGAGGATAATTCAGGGGTGATTAAATTTTTTAACGGCCTGGCAGTTTGCGGTAAGGTGGAAACGCACAATTCACCGTCAGCGATTGAGCCGTATGGCGGAGCGATGACCGGGTCTGGTGGAGTGTTTCGCGACGTGGTTGGCACCGGGCAAGGCGCAAAGACAATAATCAGCACAGATATTTTTTGTTTCGCACCGTTTGATACAGATCAAGCTGACGTTCCCGTTGGGTGCATTCATCCGCAGCGGCTAGGTTCGGAAGTGGTGCGCGGTGTAAAAGATTACGGCAATCGCATGGGTATTCCGACCAACAACGGATCATTACATTTTCATCCTGATTTTGTGGCCAAGCCCTCCGTGATTGTCGGGGCTTTTGGAATAATGCCTGAAAAATTTGCCCGGAAAGGAAGGGCTAAGCCGGGCGATAAAATTATTACCGTTGGCGGGAAAACCGGCCGTGACGGCATTCATGGTGCGACTTTTTCTTCCGGGGAAATGACGGCCGAAACTGAATCGATAAGTTCATCTGCCGTGCAAATTGGTAATGCGATTGAGGAGAAGCGCATGTTTGACGCGATTTTAGCCGCGCGCGATAAAGGGTTAATACGGGCGATCACTGACCTTGGGGCTGGCGGATTTAGCAGTGGCATTGGCGAGATGGGCGAAGATACCGGCGCGCGAGTGGATTTAGATAAAATTCCGCTTAAGTACCATGGCTTAGCGCCGTGGGAGATTTGGTTATCAGAATCACAAGAGCGAATGGTAATGGCAGTGGATGCTAAAG is part of the Candidatus Buchananbacteria bacterium CG10_big_fil_rev_8_21_14_0_10_42_9 genome and harbors:
- a CDS encoding phosphoribosylformylglycinamidine cyclo-ligase (catalyzes the formation of 1-(5-phosphoribosyl)-5-aminoimidazole from 2-(formamido)-N1-(5-phosphoribosyl)acetamidine and ATP in purine biosynthesis) — its product is LHFGETAELPGVYREGELDLVGTVRGVVDLDNVITGDSVIPGDVLIGVESNGLHTNGFSLARKALFDVQGYKVTDEISEIGGVLGDVLLAPHTNYLKPLKELFPQRIIHGIAHLTGGGFKNNIIRILPQSCQAKIKLNSWEILPIFKLIQNAGEIEDVEMYKTFNKGIGIVIACDSENENTINEVFTKHKMKTYRIGSVAEGNKDVLFE
- the purL gene encoding phosphoribosylformylglycinamidine synthase subunit PurL — translated: MVHRVEVATKSNFLDAEGEALKQAAAHFGITGLEVVRVVKVYKLEGLDADEKLHDIKDRLLHEPIWQDAALDQRVVRDEENYKTVEIALKPGIMDTEIESVMRAVADLGIKGLSMAGTGKRFLFQGNISHADLSLITEKLLMNKIIQRVLDKPEETLLIDSEPKPTEIITLRSMNDSELIALSDNRLWLNLEEMKVIQEYFRKLDRDPTDVELEMLAQTWSEHCGHKTFKAKLVINGREKEPLMTRIKKATQEINSPNVISVFEDNSGVIKFFNGLAVCGKVETHNSPSAIEPYGGAMTGSGGVFRDVVGTGQGAKTIISTDIFCFAPFDTDQADVPVGCIHPQRLGSEVVRGVKDYGNRMGIPTNNGSLHFHPDFVAKPSVIVGAFGIMPEKFARKGRAKPGDKIITVGGKTGRDGIHGATFSSGEMTAETESISSSAVQIGNAIEEKRMFDAILAARDKGLIRAITDLGAGGFSSGIGEMGEDTGARVDLDKIPLKYHGLAPWEIWLSESQERMVMAVDAKDVAQIKKVFKDFNVEATEIGEFTDDKKLTLNYNGEIVGKLEMEFLHGGLPQRVMSGEWHEPKLVEPELLEPKDYNETLKQILCHWNVCSKEPIVRLYDHEVQGTSVLKPYSGTNKDAPNDAAIIEPVLGSGQGLATAHGMNPIYNKINPYWGAASAFDECVRNLVASGVDPKNIALLDNFIWPFPDAEELGKLDRAVDACYDITTTWQMPIVSGKDSLSSTYRGPDGTVIKIPPTLCVSGFAPLEDISKTISAGLKQAGNWLFIVGETKAELGGSVYYDLHTELGASVPHVDIQQARVIFEKMHSAITQDIIQSAHDLSEGGLAVALAEMCFGGNKGAAVTIDNISELDRADKILFSESNTRFVIEVAPKNEDKLTALFKDLPLFKLGQVNDSKSLTISFGGKEVINSGIDEMKKAYQATMKRYF